The window TGTAGTGGAAGATAATTTGCCAATTTATTGTGGCGGACGTTTTAATACTTTTGAATGCAAAAGACATGGATTGAATGGTGAACGCCACCGACCATGATATTATTGTCAATATACTTTTTTAAAGTGGACACCTCAATTTCGTTTTTTTGTATAAAAGATACTAGGATAGAAAAACGTGATATTCACGGGATATTTATCTTTATAACCGATGAATCTTTTGATGTTTACATTAGGTTATGATTAATAAGATGTAATCAAAGACTTTGAAACAAGAAAATCCCTAACGGGGAGACTGGGGTGGCCGAGACGGTCATGCCAAAAATCGGTTGTTGAAGAAGCCAAGAAGGTTGATGTGCGAGCGACGTTGGTGAAGGGGTAGAGGTTGATGGTGCTATTATGAAGGGGTAGAGGTTGTTTGTGATGTTTTGTCGACTCGGGAGCTTCTCACTGGAAAATCCTTCATATTAAAGACAAATGGATCAAATTCAACAAAAACGTTGTTATCAATTGTGAATTGTCTAACAGATATTAAGTTTTTGATAATATGTGGTGTATAAAGAATAATTTTGAGGTGAAGGTTTTTGGAAGACTGTGTGAGAGTGGTGTTGCCCGATCCAAGAATTGGCACACGATTTTCCATTATCAACAATTATAAAGGTAACGCGGCAAAACTGAGAAAGTTGAATGATTTTACCTTGATCAGCTGTGAGATGGGAAGATGCACCTGTATCCATGTACCATTGGTTATCACCAGGTTCCATGGTCATGGCTTGAAAGGCTTCACCGGGTTCAGTGGGTTCCAAGGCATCATAATCAGTCATATGAGCTTGGTGATGTTGACCTTCACTGTTAGTGTTGGGTTGTTATTGTTGTGGAGTCCTAGTTGTGGCCTGATACAGTGTTGGTTGACGCGGGATGTTGTTCCATAGGTTGGCGATCCATCCAGGTTGTGTTAGATATAGGCATGGTGGAGGCATCATCCACCAAAGAGCCCACTATGGTGGATTGGAATTGTTCACTAACAATGGAGGGCGTCTTTGATTGCTTGTTTAACCATGATGGTTCTGGTTATGTGGGTTACCGAATCGGCATTGATTATAGTTGCAAGGAGGAACACGGTTAGGGTTGTCAGGTAGAGGCGGAGACGGCAGCAACAATTGGTGGAGAGGCAAGCGATTCCCGAGCTGATTGACGGTGATGTTCCAGATGGAGCATGCTACAAGTCGTATCCCATGAGGGAAGGCTTTGATTAATGAAGGAGGCAATAGTATCATACTCGGTAGGTAGACCACGAAGTTGTAACACAAGGTTGTTTTCACTCACCCAGGGCTGGTCCAAATATATATCGGGCCCggggcgaaaagaaaaaaaaaaggccccacaaagacaaatataataaagattcaaaAAGATATCATTTATTCTTCACTATAGACTGATTCAATTTGCAACAACAAGCTAGCCAAATTGTTTATTTTTTGAGTtagtttgagtttgaaccaacttcaggccctaaaaatcatttaggtaataaatttttttatatatacacTACATATCCTAGAAATTTTAGGCCCCTCGGAGACGTGGGCCCTGGGTGGTCGCCCCGGTTGCCCCCCGTTTTGACTGGCCCTGCACTCACCAGACTTTCAACATCTGTCAACTAATCTGCAAGTTATTTGAGCCGATGACAGTAGGCTTCAAGAGAGGGCATGGCTTTGAGAGTCAAGTTCATGAATTCTTGCTCCAAGGCGGCTGCTCGGGAGCCTTTGTTGTTAAGAAAGTTGTTTTTGATACGAGTCCATGCTTCAAGAGCTGTGGATTCAGTTACAAGAACTCTGACCAGGAGATCATCTGATATAGTTCCATATATCCATTGACGGAAAATGACATCAATCTCTACCCAAGATTCATACAGAGGTTTGGCCTTGATTGGGGATTTTGTGCCATCGATGTATGAGAGAACTTTGTATCCACGTGCATGAAGTTGGAATAGTTTTACCCAAGATGAGTAATTCACATTCGTACGATCAAGCACTCTGATTTTGTTCTGTATATTAGTCACCGTGTAGACAGGATGAAGAGAATTGGTTTTGCATGTTGTGTTTCCATCTTTGTCACTCATCGTGATGAGACGAGAAAAGGAAATCAGAAGGAAGAAATAGAGCAAGAGCTAAAGGCACTCTGATACCATGTACAATGTTATAGAATTTGATGACCCTTTTCATTGAAGGAATGGGTAATAAAAAGAGAGTTATTTTGGGAAAATGATCAAGCTAAACTAATAGTGAGATACTACATATATTAACAACAAATATATTTCGTTAATATAAAGTTCAAATACAAATTTACCAAGTCGATGTTTATTTTATAAGGTAACATTCGTTGCAATGGAGtggatattgttggattaggtgtctaagctcataactataattgttatatacttgaattgatagtagcaatgtccttttgggttgccttcaaacctggcaattgaataggataattgttagagagagaagaatgatctATTAATTTATtgcttggttaataaattaataatcaagataaatgatttattaatgtattatggatataatagattaattagaaatcatattgtttaattaatatttaatcataaattaatttggaattaattttgggattaaaggaattaattgaaactacagggactaaaggtgacaatgtttaaAAGTTGTGCAttgagcattctagaacctcccttagaggtgGGGAACGAAATCTGTAGTGTCCTacggtttccttgggctctaagggtgccttggaagccttagggaggaagttaagggattagggttatctaagatacacctgccttctcctaaaccttccttatcacctatataaacccctaaaGGGTTGGATTTCGTGGATGACACTCCAAGAAAGGCTAAGGGCCTAAATTCTACTCTACTTctctctctccatagtaatccttggttgctaggtttgtttgtgagccattagaggcgcgacacttgtggcgcttgctaccaaagttcaagatcttcaaggatttgattgttattacaatataacaatcaaggtatgtatcctagccctaattatatgttaatttcgaaaattacatgtgcctccaagggtttctagtttttgtgttcaatgcttgtatgtctaatagtgaaaacatagatccttaaatctagggttgcatgcacacataggattgtttgtttgtataaaacccatcagtggtatcagagagtaTGGTTTTTGTGTTCAATTAGATTTGGTACAATTGATTGAGCTagacaaaattagggtttatggctattAAACCCTAAGGCCTTTaatttttcgcaaattagggtttaagaacCCTATTTTTCGAAAATCCCTAAGGGTTTTAAAACCCTTTCCTTTGGCCACATTGGagtcgaaatctagggtttcctaagCCTAGGGTTTTTGATTTTTAGGCAAGTTTGAAAGCCTTGCTTTCCACTCCAAGCagaagatttcgaaatctaaggAATCTGTTAGTAGGttgttatttttggtaattatcttgttaattgtttaattggatAATTAAAGATATCCCTGCCTAAATTTCAAAATCCATGGATATAGGATTAAATTAagttaatatatttaatttaaattggtaatccttattttatttaataatttaattaattgtttaatttttgaataattattaaatcaaaataGTTCAAactgcacccttatggttttattaaattaattaagtgtataattaaaagatagttaataaatccatagtgatatggtttacatttaattaaactaaaagtctaatttattaaattagaccacctagtattttaaaagtgtaaaatacacccttatactatatataacattaaaagtctaatattatatatgtataacttaaactgctagtcttaccgttagtaggactcattcacgaagccggtctataagggggtataaggttatggcctataaaatggtcgtttaatgggtatccactctcacccaccgcttccttgattggtggaggatcgttagccgaacgggtaggatagggcaaacctttttccattaaaagtatgatgaagtataaagtaactaaatgttttatacaaaattctcaatcttatttactttaggcaaaagtgaatttgatgcaattccatacccttgcaaagacgttagtggagcatgtgtggttaaccggcacactaaatggctctaagcaaaggcagcaaagggtgactcaatgttggtcatagttcggtggagcgtgtgtggttaaccggcacatcgaataggtgactgtaacattgggggcaccatgtaagttttcatggttattcacaccctgtgtTGTGATCCccaacatcccagtcacaaatcgaggggcatatcgagatttaaacatgccattgaaaagtttaataaatctcaaaagatctaggagttttcaatacatataaaacttaatctccttttcgtttttcatggtggaaaattagtgaatcgtcattcacttaccttcaaatgttctgcaagttggattatggcatccctcttccaaattgtagaatattgtgttggatcctagccttaatatctcatttgggtgttttattaaggactcaatcaactaacttgaattttctcccgttttatagatgtcaaattctgacaactatggtcttcctaaatccgttggaaaaagttttccacgtgaagatgatcttccacgaTTGTATTATGGAAATAGAAATAatgcttcatttcctccacctcctccaataattctccctgacccacatgttcgaAGAATTGAACAGTTCAAGGTCacttaagccctattggcaaaagACACGAAAatggaaagtctatatgtgctcataTCTTGGATAAAAGGTTGATAAATTGGGATTGTTGGGTGTCTATGTTTAaagaaagttggttgttgacttggttcttcagtcacttcccgaatcatatggtaagttcattagagagtactatgtgatggaccacgacatgacccttattgatttgacttatttgcttattactgctgaatcagaaatgattagGCACACTGGTCAGCatatttgtctggtaaatcaataTCCCAACCCTCTATGggcaatggtaacattggaagtccagaaaagttttctctacacaagagaaaggttgagtctgagatagtcccgtgtgcCATTCCAGAGAGTCCATAAGTTTCTACTGCCAAAAAGAAGGgccattggttacgaagctgccctgactacctgagagatctagagatgggagagtcaagatgtatgactctgctttaggtaaaaatccactatctaactctattaagttcctatttggagattcttaatacatgatgtgataagattacatttcgatgttttgaaggatcgaaaaaaggaaaggaagcttaaaggaaggagcaagctgagtctgatcgcgaagaaatggatttctatcgcatgatTCAAGGATCAGATATTTAAGCTACTACTTtagagttaggatagattgctaaGTAATATTTACATAGTTTTCATTAGTAATCGTATTGTAAGGACaatatttttccgcaataaaataaattttgattttgtcttatttatttatccttgcaatggtgtgtatgaaaaacTGATGTTTGATTGTTTCTATTGTTAgctataatggatttgattcttaattatgttatttgtggaaatgtcgagaatttgccaaataagggaagattctcatcgcccaagtttcagttggacagaaacttggagtcatgcaacttggttgcgtgatgaatgagaaacttcatatttggaaattagattaattctttgacaaagtgtcaagaaaaggactaggagatcgagtacactaggttgtgcattgatcaagtccaccacaagagtgataaagatattcgtcatgatttactaaagttttgtaaaatatggttatacttataagattaagtataattctgagttgattgaaagagtttcaatcaatagcagaacgaataagaagaatcaagtaggcagaaagataaaagtttctctattctaagaagaagggagagtaccttttattgagttttatgataagtcttaatgattaagaaccatatctcaattgatcctccaagtgagtcttagtgcatttgtatgtctaagaagaggaatcaagaattgtagaaatggttaaaatcaagaagtcaatcatacttcgttccaatatcaagtcttagagttatattccaaaattgtgaattgagtgacaagtcttaagtaggtttagaacactcatcaaatgtggggTTGGAAAAggctttcttattcttgcacatttgaaaattggtaagttgtgttgtcttggataagacaaagaccaactaggagcaattatgtgaagtgttttgtcttgataagaactacactaactcttgaatatttgttttgtctaggaaaggttcctgacaagagaatcatatatgtcaagaggtcagtgggagtctaaattgtcttgaaaattttcaagaacaaatcaagaagtaaACCCATTAAAcagtagcacacgacttgaggattataacctatcgtgttgacaaaattgtatttatgtgccaatccagttgagtgattatgcatatgagttctacgagttctcaattgaATGCTTAAGGGAaaacaccttgatcaatgaaagtacattgactggaaTAAGTGAGCTACCAAATAACTGGGAagtaatggtgggacccttgatggaaagaaattaagaatgaacaagttctatccataagagtttgaatttgtcacaaacattatctttcgattatggttatggaaaattcacatggataggaacacatacaccataaaatataagtgtaACGACCCAtccccggtatgatgattccatagtatttaattagaagtttgcaagagggactcggcgagttcatagcctgactcgccgagtagggacgggatttcgagcacgtgttagtcggcgactcggcgagtccatattcgggactcggcgagtctgcttgcctgggagaaaccctaaatccccgggttgctcactatttaatccaccttatagcccccaatctcgcctccttcaccctcagaaagctgtgagaaaaccctaatccatccttgagtgatctaagtgttcttgtgttaaattttgaaggcttgaagaaggag of the Lactuca sativa cultivar Salinas chromosome 6, Lsat_Salinas_v11, whole genome shotgun sequence genome contains:
- the LOC111894197 gene encoding uncharacterized protein LOC111894197; this encodes MSDKDGNTTCKTNSLHPVYTVTNIQNKIRVLDRTNVNYSSWVKLFQLHARGYKVLSYIDGTKSPIKAKPLYESWVEIDVIFRQWIYGTISDDLLVRVLVTESTALEAWTRIKNNFLNNKGSRAAALEQEFMNLTLKAMPSLEAYCHRLK